The following is a genomic window from Citrifermentans bemidjiense Bem.
AAGAGCTGGAATTGCTGGCGTCAGCAATAAAAGGGGCAGAGATTGCCATTGAGCGCTTAGAACTTGACCGGGAGGCTTTGAAGCCGCGAACCGTAGACATTAAACTAAGGGAATTGAAGATGGCGGTGTGTGGGCCTGAGATTGACCGCCAGAAGATCAATATGCTGCTCCAGGCCCTGTGTGACTCCAGCGAACTGAATGCTGACACCAAGGAAATGACCTTCAATCTGAGGCACGCTGACAAGCCGGTGGTTGTAGTATGGTAGCGCGTGGCGGCCTTGGACTGGAAGCCAAGACGCTGGAATTATTCTTCAAATGACGCTTGCGGCCACTATCTTAAATCTGTATAGTTAGCGCTCAAAAATTTAACACTGCCACTTGGAGCCACGACGATGTCTAAAAGCCTGGATGATCTGAGGAAGTGGATTGAAGAAGAGAAAAAGCAGTCTGAACTGCGGTTACAGGAGTTGAGAGAAAGATCATCCGCCACTGAACCGGAACCAGATGATGAGCCGATTCGTTGTCCCAAGTGCAGATCAAGTCAGATAACGGCCCAAAGAGATGGCGTGAGTTTGAGTCGCGCTGCTGTCGGAGGCTTTCTCTTTGGTGGTGCTGGTATGGTTACAGGCGGGTTAGGTGGCAATAAAATCTTAATCACATGCCTGAAGTGCGGCAAACAGTGGAAGCCTGGACAGGAACAAACCATCTTTGAACGATATTTCAGTGACTGAAATCTTATATAAGCCCCCTAGTCCCTTTCGCGGGTCGAAGGTGCCCTACGCGCTTTTTGGAAGTCGATCTCATTTTGCCCCCCGCCCCCACCTCCGAGGATCGCTTGTAGAGGGTGTTTGTGGGCAGGGGAAGGGGTAGGTCTGGGGGTAAAATGCACTTATCATTCTTCGGGGCGTTGATCTTGGTTCATGTCTGCGCTGCGGTCTGGTTTTACCGGCGCAGTCGGCATGTAGCCGGGACGTTCAACCTTAGCTGTATCAGTCTGCTGTTGTACCTGCTGCTGATGAAACCATAGAAGTCAGAAGGGCTGCTCCTGGGTTTGAGAGCGGCCCTTCGAGCGTCTAAAGGTCACTCTGCCGTCACACAGATGTACGGTGTAATACGCAGGCTGGATTACGGCTTATCCGTGGGAGCGGTCTGGCCTTAACCAACCCACGGCGTCCCTATTCCAGCCTGCTGATGTAGCGGTTCAGCTCCTTGATTATCACGTCCGACTCGGTCAGTTCAGCGAAAGTAATGTTGAACTTGCTCATATCGTTGTAAAGTTTTTGAATCGCAGGGACGTTTTCCTCGCCAGTGCCTTCTTGCCGCCTAAGAGGCATGTACCGCGCTTGCTCATCAAAATCGGGTGGGACAACCTGCCACCCCATGCGGTTTACCTCCTTCTCCAACTGCCTGTAGCCTAGCTCGATTCGCGCTATCTCTGACCGAAAGAACCTCTGTAGTGCTACGTCGTTCATTACCTCGCCATGCCTGAAAAGCAGAAAGTACCGAATCCTTGTTGTCGGCTCGCTCCATTCCGTATCGGCCCGCAAATCTGCGAGTTTTTCTTCTATGCTTTTACTGGAAAAGGAGTATTTGTCGCTCTCCTCGAACTTCTCTCTGACCTCATCTTCCAGGACTACACCGTTTCGGATGTCGTACTCGTCATTGGTAAAGTATGAGAACTTATGCTCTATGGTCCGGCTTTTGACACTGGTTGAGTTGAAGGCGTATTCAAAGACTGTGGTGTGAGAAGAGGTGTGGTCAGGACTGTGGGACGTTATCGTGTACGTTTTAGTTTCCTTGGACAAATACAGCTCGGTGACCCAGTCATTCTCATCTTCATCAAAGGACAGAGCGAAGTCGTTGGAGTCATACTCCTCATCATCGCTAAGGGTCCGGAAATCCGCGCCTGGCAGGCCATAGAATGTTGCCAGTTCGTTTATGCACTCCCTCACCTTTTCTTTGGGTAGATCGACCGATTCGAGCTTGAAGTTGATCTCCTTGACCCTCTCTGGGAGCTGTCGTTTCTTGAAGTAGAGCCGGATGAGATTAAAGGTGTTGAACCCTGCGGAAAGCCAACTGAAAAGTGGTGAGAAGAAAAGCATCTCCCCGTATACCAGCGCGTGCTTCAGCTTGCTGGTAGGGGTGCTCTTGTACCCTCCGGTGGTCAAGTCGTAGTGCAGATTGATCCTCTTCATGTTTCTCGACTTAACTGAGAAGGTATCTGATAGCGACATCCCGATCCTACCCATGTTAATAACGAATGAGGCCACCATCCCAGTGAAATACGGATCATCCATGACTCACCTCGTTTCTGTTGCTAATATGTCGTCCTACCGCCTTATCCTGTGGTCTGGATCGGATGTTACACGAACACTTAAACAACCTTCTCATAGCACATCTCCTCCCGTTTATACATTTTTTAATTCGCAGGCAGCAAGAAAGCAACGTACCTGTCCGCACAATGTCAACCACCCCTATCAGTAGGGCACGCCCTTGCGATAGGCTGAAAAAATGGGCTCCCATGCTATCACAGGAGTTGACTTCGGGGTTTTGATAGGTTATTATCAAAACATCTTAGACATCATTGATAGCAATCAGGAGGGCAGCATGGCAATCGTAGGGTATGCAAGGGTGAGTTCGACAGACCAGAAGCTCGACGTGCAACTCGATCAACTCAAGGCACTGGGCGTTGACAAGGTCTATGCTGAGAAGGCCAGCGGAGCCGATGCTGAACGGGTTGAGCTTGCCTCCCTTCTGGACTACGTGCGCGAGGGTGACACCGTAGTGGCCTGCAAGCTCGACAGGATCGCCAGGAGCACACAGCACCTGCTTAACATCGTGGAGACGTTGAACAAGAAGGGTGTCGCACTCAGGGTGCTGAACATCGACCTTGACACCTCTACCCCGACAGGGAAGCTCATGTTGACGATGCTGGGCGCTATCGCTACTTTCGAGAGAGAGATGATGCTTGAAAGGCAGGCTGACGGGATCGCCAAGGCTAAGGAGGCCGGGAAGTACACGGGAAGGAAACCGACAGCCAAGGCAAAGAGCGCCGAGGTGGTAACCCTTCTGGGGCAAGGCAAGACGAAAGAGGCGGTAGCCGCTGAACTGGGAATCGGCGTAGCAAGTGTCTACAGGATCGCCAAGGAGGAGAAGTTGAGGATGACCGCGCAGCCTTAAAGAGCCAAGTCAGTTCAGTCATACAAAAGGCCGGGAGCAATCCCGGCCTTTTGCTATCTGAGACGACCCAGAATGCCCTACAAGCCACGATCTCGCGCCGGGACAGCCTGGAGTGTGGGGAAAATCAGCACAGGGCACCACAAGACCTTTCATTAGATTTCTCTTGACATTCATTAAAAGCCGTGGTACAATCGGGGAAGTTCCGGATGGAACGACCTATACACAACAGTGTAAGGGTAGAGCCTACAGTTTCCCCTTCCAACGTCCTGCAGTTATGAGCGACTACCCCACCAAGCTACAACCACTCAAATGAGCGAAGCCGCCTACTGAACTGATCGAGGCGGCTTTTGATCTACTTGGGCAGAGCCATACTTTTCTTGCAACGATTCAAGAATCAACTGGTTCATGGTGACCCCCTGCATGATTGCGATTATCTTGATCCTTGCCCTCAACTCCTCTGGCACCTCAACATTGAGCCTCACTTTACTCTGAATCACTTCCAGCCGCCCCCGTATAGCTTAGTTTTTCGATCCAAAGTAAATGAGTCCCTCCTCCGACGCAAGCATTTTAATTATGTATTTCCGGATACTTATCCACACATGGAACGTTTTACGCGTAGGCAAAAACACCAAAAGCCTTTTCAATTTAAAATAAGAATTGGCACATCTTAAAAAGGAAAGCTGTCATCTTCAAAAGAAGGGGTTTCAGGCAGTGCCCCGTTCGGTAGCGGCATATTCGTGACGACAAAGAGATTAACAATATCGTCCCTATCCATGAAAAGAAGCTGGCTCCGCTTTGAGGCATCGAGCTTGTTTCCCAACCAGTTCCGAGCTGCTTTAGTGATGTCACCTGCCGAAACGATAAAAGCATGATCTACGAGCACACGCTTCCCTATCTCTGGATCGAAGATTTCGTGCCCCAGCATCATCAAGACTTGATTGTGAATCTCGGCAACATTGGCATTACCGGCTTTGGTGGTACCTGAAGAATCAATTTTGCCCTTTTTAGCCTGTATGCCGAAGTAGAGGACGTGCAGCGTGGGGAGAGTGAATTTCATCCAGATGTCTTTGCCATACTCCAGCGCTTTGTCTTTGTGACCAGCAGTTGTAATGCGGTGAAATCCAAGCTGACGGAATAGGGGCAGTAGCACCTCTTGAATGATTTCATCTTCAGATGCCACATCAAGGTATGAAAGAAGCTGTTCCCTTTTTTTCTGTTCTGATGCTGAGAATGGACGGTGGGGGTTTACTGCAGCCGAAGCGATAGTATTTGTTGCTATG
Proteins encoded in this region:
- a CDS encoding toxin-antitoxin system HicB family antitoxin, which encodes MIQSKVRLNVEVPEELRARIKIIAIMQGVTMNQLILESLQEKYGSAQVDQKPPRSVQ
- a CDS encoding recombinase family protein produces the protein MAIVGYARVSSTDQKLDVQLDQLKALGVDKVYAEKASGADAERVELASLLDYVREGDTVVACKLDRIARSTQHLLNIVETLNKKGVALRVLNIDLDTSTPTGKLMLTMLGAIATFEREMMLERQADGIAKAKEAGKYTGRKPTAKAKSAEVVTLLGQGKTKEAVAAELGIGVASVYRIAKEEKLRMTAQP
- a CDS encoding PDDEXK family nuclease; this translates as MPFKQRTLDSIAEMICGNYDMNTTFFLYRTGGNLTRFFRDCDTDYVHDGSTRNHWVSGVLKEILEEPQQNAQTPPETFCRVIQTLMDQADACNDPPDRPGALALLNSALAREGFEAFYAEDRQCYLRHIATNTIASAAVNPHRPFSASEQKKREQLLSYLDVASEDEIIQEVLLPLFRQLGFHRITTAGHKDKALEYGKDIWMKFTLPTLHVLYFGIQAKKGKIDSSGTTKAGNANVAEIHNQVLMMLGHEIFDPEIGKRVLVDHAFIVSAGDITKAARNWLGNKLDASKRSQLLFMDRDDIVNLFVVTNMPLPNGALPETPSFEDDSFPF